The proteins below are encoded in one region of Reichenbachiella sp. 5M10:
- a CDS encoding DUF3108 domain-containing protein gives MKRNLIPSLLLALFIFGGSTLAQSSGTDDTLTKMKVQNLRYKFKVGWFNLGGGDMFFEENTMLINNQYHHVVKAYAYTDGMAAFFTEMDDNYMSIINSSNLHPYLSEKHVTIKNGFWDQWNTFDYEKKEITVKAKRTKRGEKSDRNWTVNMTPDSYDIVSTFVYFMAVDWTKHTIGDTVTVMTHYKKKVYPVSLIYKGKEKIKYNDQKVDTYLTQIYLPADTEYTYGRPVNAWLSADGRNVPLMIQCKLAFGNALCELTEMNGEEPHF, from the coding sequence ATGAAACGAAATCTCATTCCATCACTTCTCTTGGCACTCTTCATTTTTGGAGGTTCTACCTTGGCACAATCTAGTGGCACGGACGATACGCTCACCAAAATGAAGGTTCAGAATCTCCGATACAAATTCAAAGTCGGCTGGTTCAATTTGGGCGGTGGAGACATGTTTTTTGAAGAAAACACTATGCTCATCAACAACCAATACCATCATGTAGTCAAGGCATATGCTTACACAGACGGCATGGCGGCCTTTTTTACAGAGATGGACGACAACTACATGTCTATCATCAACAGCAGCAACCTACACCCCTACCTATCCGAAAAGCACGTGACAATCAAAAATGGTTTTTGGGATCAATGGAACACTTTTGATTATGAAAAAAAGGAAATCACTGTCAAGGCCAAAAGAACCAAACGCGGTGAAAAATCAGACAGAAACTGGACAGTCAACATGACGCCAGACAGCTACGATATCGTGAGTACTTTCGTTTATTTCATGGCCGTAGACTGGACCAAGCACACCATCGGTGATACGGTCACAGTCATGACTCATTACAAGAAGAAGGTCTACCCTGTCTCTCTCATCTACAAAGGCAAAGAGAAAATCAAATACAACGATCAAAAAGTCGACACCTATTTGACCCAGATCTACTTACCTGCAGATACAGAATACACCTACGGTAGACCCGTCAATGCGTGGCTATCTGCTGATGGGCGCAACGTCCCGCTGATGATCCAATGCAAGTTGGCGTTTGGCAATGCCCTCTGCGAACTCACAGAAATGAACGGCGAAGAACCTCACTTCTAA
- a CDS encoding Crp/Fnr family transcriptional regulator, whose translation MSFSQTTAVKDYLHTFGLLSDREQDALVRLLKPKTLKKGELYIREGEDCREVAFVLSGVLRSFYYSSDSEDVTYCFRFKNSFVTAYSAFISGEKSTENIQALTQVELLILSREQIGLLEQTSINWLKFFKQMAEQEYIYMERRVFLLQRESAEKRYEDLLRNQPEYLQLVPLRYLASYLGITQRHLSRIRKSISI comes from the coding sequence TTGAGTTTCTCTCAGACCACAGCAGTCAAAGACTACCTTCATACTTTTGGGCTGTTGTCAGACAGAGAGCAAGATGCCTTGGTCCGTCTTTTGAAGCCTAAAACACTAAAGAAAGGAGAGTTATACATTCGAGAAGGAGAAGATTGCAGAGAAGTGGCATTTGTTCTTTCGGGAGTCCTACGTTCCTTTTACTATTCGTCTGACTCAGAAGATGTGACCTATTGCTTTCGCTTCAAAAATTCATTTGTGACGGCCTACTCGGCATTCATATCGGGAGAGAAATCTACTGAGAATATCCAAGCATTGACGCAAGTTGAGTTGCTGATCCTATCGCGGGAGCAAATTGGACTACTCGAACAGACTAGCATCAATTGGCTCAAATTTTTCAAGCAGATGGCCGAGCAAGAGTACATCTACATGGAGAGACGAGTGTTTTTGCTCCAGCGCGAAAGTGCAGAAAAGCGCTACGAAGACTTGCTCCGCAATCAACCTGAGTATCTGCAACTGGTGCCTCTCCGTTACCTCGCTTCTTACCTCGGGATTACACAGCGACATTTGAGCCGCATACGCAAGTCGATATCGATTTAG
- a CDS encoding MbnP family protein has protein sequence MKYYNIVIALAAIVFFSACDNEDEGSEMDMPGTVTLMFDNVAGDEDLSFEADASTHYNLTNALGQEFNVGLLGYYISEIKLTGMEGTEDYIDEVVYSAEEPLGFYLVEETVDGISGNMIMLKDVPVGHYTGVTFTLGVSMDYLSEGAQGGALSEANGYVWSWNSGYIGYKLEGAAAHGAVSEHHGRQSEAASLAYHLGGEGEDFSNIKTITLDMDTHVMISSASASEVTITSDVLKALTGETDIDFTTLSSAHAPAASQPIGNNLMSAFAVTTVENDAEATHAH, from the coding sequence ATGAAATATTACAATATAGTGATTGCACTGGCTGCAATTGTATTTTTTAGTGCGTGTGACAATGAGGACGAAGGTAGCGAAATGGACATGCCTGGTACGGTGACGCTGATGTTTGACAATGTAGCAGGAGATGAGGATCTTAGCTTCGAAGCGGACGCCTCGACCCACTACAACTTGACCAATGCACTGGGTCAAGAATTCAATGTAGGTTTGCTCGGGTATTATATCTCAGAGATCAAGCTGACAGGCATGGAAGGTACGGAAGATTACATAGATGAAGTCGTGTATAGTGCAGAAGAGCCGCTTGGTTTTTACCTTGTAGAAGAGACGGTTGATGGTATCTCTGGCAACATGATCATGCTCAAGGATGTACCTGTAGGGCACTACACGGGGGTGACTTTTACTCTCGGTGTGAGCATGGACTACCTCTCAGAGGGTGCTCAAGGTGGTGCACTAAGTGAGGCCAATGGATACGTGTGGAGCTGGAACTCTGGCTACATCGGATACAAGCTCGAAGGTGCTGCAGCACATGGGGCAGTAAGTGAGCATCACGGCAGACAAAGTGAAGCTGCATCTCTTGCTTACCACCTAGGCGGTGAAGGGGAGGATTTTAGCAACATCAAAACCATCACGTTGGACATGGATACACACGTCATGATCAGCAGTGCGTCTGCTTCTGAAGTGACGATCACCTCTGATGTGTTGAAAGCCCTGACGGGAGAGACAGACATTGACTTCACGACCTTGTCTAGTGCTCATGCACCAGCTGCCAGCCAACCGATCGGAAACAACCTGATGAGTGCTTTTGCCGTGACTACTGTCGAGAACGACGCGGAAGCAACACACGCACACTAA
- a CDS encoding TerB family tellurite resistance protein yields the protein MRFTIMIDLNKELIDTFGKILYAVAKVDGRVQEEEIDVVRRVIDHNEWAQELELSFEIERFIDTEAEAIFESAMEVFDRYDVRKHYEEFLDLLEEVADAHDGVITAEKDLIDRFRKRLLS from the coding sequence ATGCGATTTACAATTATGATTGATTTAAACAAAGAACTGATTGACACTTTTGGAAAGATACTTTATGCAGTAGCAAAGGTAGATGGTAGAGTGCAGGAAGAAGAAATAGATGTGGTTCGTCGAGTAATTGATCACAATGAATGGGCACAAGAATTGGAATTGTCCTTTGAGATCGAGAGGTTTATAGATACCGAGGCAGAAGCGATATTTGAGTCGGCGATGGAGGTTTTTGATCGCTACGATGTACGCAAGCACTACGAGGAGTTTTTGGATTTGCTCGAAGAAGTCGCCGATGCACATGATGGAGTGATCACTGCCGAAAAGGATCTCATCGATCGCTTCCGAAAAAGACTGTTGAGTTGA
- the yaaA gene encoding peroxide stress protein YaaA has protein sequence MIAVISPAKTLDFESTTPFEHTLPRFPKETKKLVSVLKQKSSEDLQSLMAISQNIADLNVSRYKGFKATHNEKNAKTCLHAFKGDVYLGLEAETLDSKGLEFAQEHLRVLSGLYGLLRPLDLIQPYRLEMGTRLAFDDYTTLYNYWEDKIVKLLHKDLKAQGDNIVLNLASNEYFKSIQRKSLKATIIETEFKDNKDGQYKLISFFAKRARGLMARYVIDHQINDVESLKAFDYDGYYFDPKDSTETKLAFKRG, from the coding sequence ATGATCGCAGTAATTTCCCCCGCTAAGACCTTAGATTTTGAATCAACCACTCCTTTCGAGCATACCTTGCCTCGATTCCCAAAGGAAACAAAAAAACTGGTCTCCGTCTTGAAACAAAAGTCCAGCGAGGACTTGCAATCTCTCATGGCTATCAGTCAAAACATCGCTGACCTCAACGTCAGTCGTTACAAAGGCTTCAAAGCCACCCACAACGAAAAAAACGCCAAAACTTGTTTGCACGCCTTCAAAGGAGACGTTTATCTGGGACTAGAGGCAGAAACTCTAGATTCGAAAGGCTTAGAATTTGCACAAGAGCATCTGCGTGTCTTGTCTGGACTCTACGGACTACTGCGTCCATTGGACCTGATTCAACCGTACCGCCTAGAGATGGGGACGAGATTGGCTTTTGACGACTATACTACTCTATACAACTACTGGGAAGATAAGATTGTCAAACTACTGCACAAAGACCTCAAAGCGCAAGGTGATAACATCGTCTTGAACCTCGCCTCCAACGAGTATTTCAAATCCATCCAACGAAAAAGCCTCAAAGCAACTATCATAGAGACGGAGTTCAAAGACAACAAAGATGGGCAATACAAACTGATTTCCTTCTTTGCCAAACGCGCTAGAGGGCTCATGGCTCGCTACGTCATCGACCATCAGATCAACGACGTAGAAAGTCTCAAGGCATTCGACTATGACGGCTACTACTTCGACCCCAAAGACTCTACAGAGACCAAACTAGCTTTCAAGAGAGGGTAA
- a CDS encoding twitch domain-containing radical SAM protein, giving the protein MPWLHLHVDTQGLVKACCSTSVTFGDLSKNSIQEIWQGQAMGNFRQQVLTSGVDRRCTACLHREVAGKSSMRTETLSKYPVLAQKIQDEQLIDGSIRPIYLDIRFSNICNLKCRTCWHGASSSWYEEAKQLKNTAGEQAIIRATTDNAALIAEVMDQADEIEEVYFAGGEPLMMEEHYRLLERLLDQRQQPLIRYNTNLSVLQLKSQEVIPLWQKFDKVQLSVSIDALGQQAEYIRKGLKWNQLLDNLLRVQNECPHVQVEIAPTVSVFNVMELGAIHRYFFDKQLIPLGGIYLNLLERPLAYNITHLKDKDNAQTKLEAHIEWIAQLGGGVELRAEFQSIIDYMHSRAANPKYQMQFDQMTRRLDLMRKEDYRDIFEKKSDG; this is encoded by the coding sequence ATGCCATGGTTGCATCTCCATGTCGATACCCAAGGGCTGGTCAAAGCATGCTGTAGTACGAGTGTGACCTTTGGGGATTTGTCCAAGAATTCGATCCAGGAGATATGGCAGGGACAAGCGATGGGCAATTTTCGGCAGCAGGTACTCACCTCTGGTGTCGACCGACGCTGCACGGCTTGCCTTCATCGTGAGGTGGCTGGCAAGAGTAGCATGCGTACAGAAACGCTCTCCAAGTACCCTGTGCTCGCGCAGAAGATCCAAGACGAGCAGCTCATCGATGGTAGCATTCGTCCTATCTACTTAGATATTCGCTTTTCCAATATCTGTAATTTGAAGTGTCGTACGTGCTGGCACGGGGCGAGTTCGAGTTGGTATGAGGAAGCCAAACAACTGAAGAATACGGCGGGGGAGCAAGCCATCATCCGTGCGACGACTGACAATGCCGCATTGATTGCAGAGGTCATGGATCAGGCCGATGAGATCGAAGAAGTCTATTTTGCAGGAGGAGAGCCGCTCATGATGGAGGAGCACTACCGATTGCTGGAGCGGTTGCTGGACCAAAGACAACAACCACTGATCCGCTACAATACCAATCTGAGTGTACTCCAACTCAAGTCTCAGGAAGTGATTCCCCTATGGCAGAAATTTGATAAGGTACAATTGTCAGTGAGCATTGATGCTTTGGGACAACAGGCCGAATATATACGCAAAGGGCTGAAGTGGAACCAACTGCTTGACAACCTCCTACGTGTCCAAAACGAATGCCCACATGTGCAAGTAGAGATTGCTCCCACTGTCAGTGTGTTTAACGTGATGGAGTTGGGAGCCATACACCGCTACTTTTTCGATAAGCAATTGATACCATTGGGTGGGATCTACCTCAATCTACTCGAACGTCCTTTGGCTTATAACATCACTCATCTCAAAGATAAGGACAATGCCCAAACCAAGCTGGAGGCTCATATCGAGTGGATAGCTCAGCTTGGAGGTGGGGTAGAACTACGGGCTGAATTTCAATCCATCATTGACTACATGCATAGTCGAGCCGCCAACCCCAAGTATCAAATGCAGTTTGATCAAATGACTAGACGTTTGGACCTGATGCGCAAGGAGGATTATAGAGATATTTTCGAAAAAAAGAGTGACGGGTAG
- a CDS encoding pirin family protein: MSEKILNIEPMQFPWRTQDPFLFCAHHRDEYPKGNENHGPAVSLSGRNMGADFTIKDGFRMYHGMTVPGFPSHPHRGFETVTITKEGTVDHSDSMGAAGRFGDGDVQWMTAGKGVQHSEMFPLLHQDQENTLEIFQIWLNLPAKSKMVEPYFSMFWHERIPVVAQTVDGAKSELRVIAGAFGDQQALTPAPDSWAADDQHEVAIWTIKLEPNAKLVLPGAQSAEANRTLYFYQGTGLKIEGREINDYHLVDVDSTTELTLEGGSSDCYVLLLQGKPLHEPVVQHGPFVMNTHEQIHQTMLEYGRTQFGGWPWPKSEQVHDPMRGRFAQHADGREEIPS, encoded by the coding sequence ATGTCAGAGAAAATTCTTAACATAGAGCCTATGCAATTCCCTTGGCGTACACAAGACCCTTTTTTGTTTTGTGCACACCATAGAGACGAATACCCCAAAGGCAATGAAAACCATGGGCCAGCAGTGAGTCTGTCTGGTCGAAACATGGGAGCAGATTTCACTATAAAAGATGGTTTCAGGATGTATCATGGTATGACAGTGCCTGGTTTTCCTTCTCACCCGCACCGTGGTTTTGAGACGGTGACTATCACCAAAGAAGGCACGGTGGATCACTCGGATTCCATGGGTGCAGCAGGTCGCTTTGGGGATGGAGACGTACAATGGATGACCGCAGGCAAAGGGGTACAGCATTCGGAGATGTTTCCACTTCTTCATCAAGATCAAGAAAACACTTTGGAGATTTTTCAGATATGGCTCAACCTGCCTGCGAAGAGCAAAATGGTAGAACCCTATTTTTCCATGTTTTGGCATGAGCGAATTCCGGTTGTAGCACAAACTGTTGACGGAGCGAAAAGCGAGTTGCGTGTGATCGCGGGAGCATTTGGCGATCAGCAGGCCTTGACACCTGCTCCAGATTCTTGGGCAGCGGATGATCAACATGAGGTGGCGATTTGGACGATCAAGCTAGAGCCGAACGCCAAGTTAGTGCTACCTGGCGCACAAAGCGCCGAAGCAAATCGTACCTTGTATTTCTACCAAGGCACAGGGCTGAAAATTGAAGGGCGGGAGATCAACGACTACCATCTGGTGGATGTGGATAGTACAACCGAACTAACACTCGAAGGAGGGAGTTCGGATTGCTATGTACTCCTGTTGCAGGGCAAGCCACTCCATGAACCGGTCGTACAGCACGGTCCATTCGTGATGAATACCCACGAACAGATACATCAAACCATGCTCGAGTATGGTCGTACGCAGTTTGGTGGATGGCCATGGCCCAAATCGGAGCAAGTACATGACCCTATGCGGGGTAGATTTGCACAGCATGCCGACGGCAGAGAAGAGATCCCTTCGTAG
- a CDS encoding cytochrome-c peroxidase, whose amino-acid sequence MSKKLVLFLGVLGLLMACDGDKGELPFGFVQPEHFPAATYTLDNNPISKEGFELGKFIFNDPLLSRDSTVSCASCHDQRVAFADPQHRLSIGIDAQVGARNAPPIFNLAFVNEFFWDGGVTHVDFIPLNPIANPVEMDQDIAVVIEKMQASALYQQKFATAFGEGTEINSARMLHALSQFMVMMVSANSSYDRYLLEGEVLSASALRGLALFEDNCAACHEGNLFTDRNFRNNGLDAEVTDVGRYLITQQDEDLAKFKVPSLRNVALTAPYMHDGRFETLEAVLEHYNSGVQPSATLDPLLQSAGVLGIPLSEQQQADIVAFLETLTDEEFVSNPLFFAP is encoded by the coding sequence ATGAGTAAGAAGTTGGTGTTGTTTTTGGGAGTGCTAGGGCTATTGATGGCTTGTGACGGAGATAAAGGAGAGCTTCCTTTTGGCTTTGTACAGCCGGAGCATTTTCCAGCAGCGACATATACATTGGACAACAACCCGATATCAAAGGAGGGATTCGAACTCGGTAAGTTCATCTTCAACGATCCTCTTTTGTCAAGAGACAGTACGGTATCTTGTGCTTCGTGCCACGACCAGAGAGTGGCATTCGCTGATCCTCAGCATAGACTCAGCATCGGGATCGATGCACAGGTCGGAGCACGCAATGCACCGCCTATTTTCAATTTGGCCTTCGTCAATGAGTTCTTTTGGGATGGGGGAGTGACCCATGTGGATTTCATCCCGCTCAATCCGATTGCCAATCCCGTGGAGATGGATCAGGATATAGCAGTTGTCATTGAGAAAATGCAGGCCAGTGCCTTGTATCAGCAGAAGTTTGCTACAGCATTCGGTGAGGGGACAGAGATCAACAGTGCACGCATGCTGCACGCACTCTCGCAGTTTATGGTGATGATGGTATCGGCGAACTCTAGTTATGATCGGTATCTCCTGGAAGGTGAAGTGCTCAGTGCTTCTGCGCTGCGTGGATTAGCACTTTTTGAGGACAACTGTGCGGCTTGCCACGAAGGCAATCTATTCACAGATCGCAATTTTCGCAACAACGGGCTAGACGCTGAAGTCACGGATGTCGGGCGCTACTTGATCACCCAACAAGACGAAGATTTGGCCAAATTCAAAGTGCCGAGCCTACGCAATGTTGCACTGACAGCTCCCTATATGCATGACGGACGATTCGAGACATTGGAAGCGGTACTGGAGCACTACAATAGTGGAGTGCAACCGTCTGCCACGCTGGACCCATTGCTACAATCAGCGGGCGTTTTGGGTATACCGCTCAGCGAACAGCAGCAGGCGGATATTGTAGCATTTTTGGAAACCCTGACCGATGAAGAGTTCGTGTCTAACCCTTTATTTTTTGCACCATGA
- a CDS encoding MbnP family protein: MKKAVYTLLVSTIVLFSQCAEEDNGATTGTVEIKFDNVVGDIQAGLLANPGNEDYPYTNALGQAYNLTLVKYIVSEIVLEGSDGAHYAVPLSISGDDVMGYYLIDESNLSSQTLTVDQITPGVYDQISFKIGIEEEGVDQGASIILDGMFWAWSSGYIGMKIEGQSSASAGEAFGDTIEETNPHGFGYHIGGWKSPNNVREITLAMDEILITPDYKPEIHLVIDIAEFIDGGLAFDFSKRNSIHDAVTGADYADNISEMFRFDHVHNNPL; this comes from the coding sequence ATGAAAAAAGCAGTTTATACGCTTTTGGTATCCACTATCGTCCTCTTCAGCCAGTGTGCTGAAGAGGACAATGGTGCTACGACGGGTACCGTAGAGATCAAATTTGACAATGTCGTGGGAGACATACAGGCAGGACTACTGGCTAATCCAGGCAATGAGGATTACCCCTATACCAATGCGCTCGGTCAGGCTTACAATTTGACACTGGTCAAATACATCGTCAGTGAGATCGTCTTGGAAGGATCCGATGGGGCACATTATGCTGTCCCACTATCTATCTCAGGAGATGATGTCATGGGGTACTACTTGATTGATGAATCGAATCTGAGCAGTCAGACCTTGACTGTAGATCAGATCACACCAGGGGTGTACGATCAGATATCATTCAAGATAGGGATCGAAGAAGAAGGGGTAGATCAAGGGGCCAGTATCATTTTGGATGGCATGTTTTGGGCATGGAGCTCAGGATACATCGGGATGAAAATCGAAGGACAGTCCTCCGCTTCGGCAGGAGAGGCTTTTGGTGATACGATAGAAGAGACCAATCCGCATGGGTTTGGCTACCACATCGGTGGATGGAAGTCCCCCAACAACGTGAGAGAGATAACCCTAGCGATGGATGAGATACTGATCACGCCAGATTACAAACCAGAGATTCATCTGGTCATTGACATAGCGGAGTTCATCGATGGGGGCTTGGCGTTTGATTTTTCGAAGCGCAACAGTATCCATGATGCCGTGACAGGAGCAGATTATGCAGACAACATCTCCGAGATGTTTCGTTTTGATCACGTACACAACAACCCCTTGTGA
- a CDS encoding histone deacetylase, translating into MSDWLLDLRVYSFSQWIVVLEELRKRSRIGGAFADSSVDLPSWRKPHNMKVAFSPIYRYDQLPEGHRFPMEKYDLLPQQLLYEGTLTQKDFFHPKRLTEEQILRTHTSDYWYKLKTGELTKKEIRNTGFPFHPRLVERGRYIASGTLECAYHAMNDGVSLNVAGGTHHAYADRGEGFCIFNDIAIASTELLHAGVVERILVVDLDVHQGNGTAKLFENEARVFTFSMHCEHNYPLQKEKSDLDIGLPDHTGDQEYLRILRDTLPELMEQVRPHVVFYQSGVDVISTDKLGRLSMTREGCRRRDEWVFEICQSHGVPVAVSMGGGYSHRLSDIVAAHANTFKAAQEIYF; encoded by the coding sequence ATGAGCGATTGGTTGCTTGATTTGCGTGTATATTCTTTCTCTCAATGGATCGTTGTCTTGGAGGAGCTGCGCAAAAGGAGTCGGATAGGCGGTGCTTTTGCCGATTCTTCTGTTGATTTGCCGTCCTGGCGAAAACCACACAATATGAAAGTTGCATTTAGCCCGATATATCGATACGATCAGTTGCCGGAAGGCCATCGTTTTCCGATGGAAAAGTACGACTTGTTGCCGCAGCAGTTGCTTTATGAGGGAACCTTGACACAAAAGGATTTTTTTCATCCCAAAAGACTCACAGAAGAACAAATCCTGAGGACACATACCTCTGACTATTGGTACAAACTCAAAACAGGAGAGTTGACCAAAAAGGAGATTCGCAATACAGGTTTCCCTTTTCATCCTCGTCTAGTTGAACGGGGTAGGTACATTGCCAGTGGGACTCTGGAGTGTGCCTACCATGCGATGAATGATGGGGTATCGCTCAATGTGGCAGGAGGAACACATCATGCATATGCGGACCGAGGAGAGGGCTTTTGTATTTTCAACGATATAGCGATTGCGTCCACTGAGCTGCTCCATGCTGGTGTAGTGGAACGAATACTTGTTGTCGATTTGGATGTGCATCAAGGCAACGGGACAGCCAAGCTCTTTGAGAATGAAGCTCGGGTATTTACGTTCAGTATGCATTGTGAGCACAACTATCCGCTCCAGAAGGAAAAGTCGGACCTGGATATAGGTTTGCCTGACCATACGGGGGACCAAGAATACCTCCGTATCTTGAGGGATACCTTGCCTGAGTTGATGGAGCAAGTACGACCACATGTGGTGTTTTATCAAAGTGGAGTGGATGTCATCTCTACCGACAAGCTCGGAAGACTGTCCATGACTCGTGAAGGTTGTAGGAGGCGGGATGAATGGGTGTTTGAAATCTGTCAATCACATGGTGTCCCTGTGGCGGTAAGCATGGGAGGTGGCTATTCACATCGTCTCTCAGATATCGTAGCTGCTCACGCCAATACTTTCAAAGCAGCGCAAGAAATCTATTTTTAG